Part of the Arachis hypogaea cultivar Tifrunner chromosome 6, arahy.Tifrunner.gnm2.J5K5, whole genome shotgun sequence genome, CAAAGACAGTTTTGTTCTTGAGCTAACCGGCTCTTCATCTTTAGTGAAACTCCCCGTCCGTCAAATTGATTACACATCACAAACTTTACAAATTTATGATCCCAAACACTGCCTTCCAGAACTCTTTCTCACACTGAATTACTCATCATTTTATCCTTTCCGATCCTATAGAGAGTTTTTCGACGATATGGAACTTTCTCTTGACGGTGAGACCAACCTTACTTTCTTTAATTGTTCTTCGACAGACTCCGACTCCCAGGAACAAGATACTTTATCTTGCCCGATTCGTGTGGCTGGCGATGAAGACGCCGTCGACTCAGGCTTGGTCTCCTGCACAAAACTGGTTACTAATCTTATGCAATTAAGGCCAAATCTGATACAGGGAAATTCAATCAACTTGGTATGGGATAATACAAGTTTTCCTAGTGGCCATGGATGCTTTGTTGGCTGTAACAGAGGGAAGCCTAAAGCATGGAAGGAGTATCAACCCATTATTTTACCCATTACAGGTGAGAAATTAAAACATGGACTCTTGCAGTACTCTCTCCAAACATGTTCCTAATTAATCCTTTTTTgagtataaataattttattggcaTCTAATGTTTTTGTGACTTTAGTACCTACTTCAATATGTGTTTATAATGGCATGCAGGTGCAGCTCTCCTTGTGTCAATACTCGGTGCCTTGTATTATATACATCGCTATTACATAAACAAAGGGGAAGATCAACAAAGAGTTGAAACTTTTTTGAAGGACTATGAGGCATTAAACCCAACAAGATTCTCTTATGCTGATATCAAGAGAATTACTAAGCAGTTTAAGGACAAGTTAGGTGAAGGTGCTCACGGAGCTGTATATAAAGGAAAATTGTCCAACAAAATTCTTGTTGCTGTCAAGATTCTCACTAACACAGACGGCGATGGCAAAGAATTCATAAATGAAGTGGGAACAATGGCCAAAATCCACCATGTCAATGTGGTTCGCTTGCTTGGCTACTGCGCCGACGGATCTCACCGCGCTTTGGTTTATCACTTCTTCCCCAATGGTAATCTCCAGACCTTCATTGCTTCGTCCAGCGACAAGGAAAACTTTCTTGGATGGAACAAGATGCATCAGATTGCTCTCGGCATAGCTAGAGGGATTGAATACCTTCACCAAGGCTGTGATCAAAGAATTCTGCATTTTGATATTAATCCTTACAATGTCTTGTTAGATGACAATTTCACTCCAAAAATTTCAGATTTCGGTTTGGCTAAGTTATGCTCCAAAAATCGAAGTACTGTATCCATGACTGCGGCAAGGGGAACTTTAGGATACATGGCGCCTGAAGTTTTTTCTAGAAACTTCGGCAACGTATCTTACAAATCCGATATCTACAGTTATGGGATGTTATTGCTTGAGATGGTTGGAGGAAGAAAAAACACAAACGAGAATCAAGAAACATTTCAAGTTCTATATCCCAATTGGATACACAATTTGCTTGAAGGAGATGACACATATATTCCAATTGACGATGATGGAGATTTTAGAATTGCAAAGAAACTTGCAATAGTGGGACTATGGTGCATCCAGTGGCACCCGGTTCACCGTCCCTCCATGAAAAGTGTAGTTCATATGCTTGAAGGAGAGGAAGACAAGTTGAAAGTGCCGCCAAATCCTTTTGAATCTGCCGCTGAGAGTAGTTCAAGTGCAAATATTCCAGCAAGATGCTTGAATTTGGAACTGGAAGTGATTCCAGAAACAGACTAGTTTGATTTAAGATAGCATATTATTAGGCATTTAACTTGCATTTGGTGTTTGCATGTATCTCTCTGAAGTGATAAGGAGAGTTCCTTTTTTCtgcattataaataaaaaattatattttagtttaataaattatattaagagGAGTGTTAGGGGCAACAAATtgtgtgatttgtagccatcaattaattattattggtgatttcaatggtgtgagatttcatccaaaaATGAGTGCTTTTGCTAGTTAACCCAGATTTTAATAAAACTGATCAttcctagacttttccttaaaTTAATACTTATTAATTTAATAGACtagttatttacttaattatttatgcgtgccattaattaatcatatttagaaaaaaaaatgattttagtTGGTTACTGTTGAATTAGTAATTGGGTACATTCGACATATAATTCCATTAGATAATCAACGGGATCTACTTAACAACAAGCTAATGAAAtgattctaatattttaaattctcattaattagtgattatttaaattttattttttaaaaatataaaattaataattattagtacaattatttaaaattaattgattaaaaattatttatctatatttttcctTCAAGATGTACATGCACATATGTTATTTAATGCACATACATATatgttatttaacttatttttcttttaaactaattcaaattctaaaaatactTAAATTAAAAAAGGTTTTAATATCTGCTGTGACAGTatcattgataatttttttataatactttTATTCTGATAGGATAAGATTAATCTAtcatgaattaaaattttatttaaaaatttattaactaataagttaatatatacataatataaaatttaaaatcctaatatttatttaaattgattAATGAACAAattactaaatcaattcaaatcgaAAATATTTCTGAATTATCTACTCCAATATAATTAGTACGTGAGTCTCGCACTAGGTTCAATGTTTTAATTTAGActcatttataataataaagaacaagaaattcgTTTCTTACATCTGTGATAGGACATACAGTAGTTAGATGGATAATgttaatttgacaattattatatTGGATAAAACAATTatgttaattatatattaaaatcaatcatctatatatataaaatatatataaatataaaacatattttaaaaataagttaaataatatatatttatctataaatatataataattaatttaataattaatattttattggtAAAAAGGCTTGTGATATTAAACAAAAGTCTATAAATTATTAGTTTACATGCTTTTTATGTTAATTTGTATGGGTTGTGTGAAATTtcttaattcatatatatatatgactaaaAAAAGTTTGGAGAGAAATAAAACAGGGGCTAGAATGTTGAGTACTTGATTAAGTTTAAACACTTCATTGATTccttcaaaaacaaaaaacaaaaaaaaaaaacacttcatTGTCAAAAGAATATTACAAAATATTcctaataacaaaattaaagttCTATACACTctacttttttaattattattgtgggTAAACACATAAACTTACATAATCAATAAGGAGAAAGAGACTTTCGGTATTAAAAGTGTAAGACTCGAGTTAAGTAGACTTAAATTGATCAtaattattatcaaattttaataaaaaagataactgaatcaattcaatatataattaacATATACGGTTTTAAAAATAAcgcacaataaaataataaaatcttagagacaaaaaataaaattcaataaatgttatataatatttaaactataataaattattagaatactaaaaatattttgcatacattaaaaataattaccaaatcaaccatcattatagatatgaatataaatattatctaatttacttttagtatatattatttaatttatttttaatatatattttttacataattatttttttagtcaatGTCAactaatttcttaaaaaatattttatttattttaaattttaaattctaaattataaatttttaactcAAAATGTTAAATAATCAATTCTAAAAAATCGATttacattaaataattaaaagttaattttccTATGCGCACAGATTTTTGCTTCTTTTGAGATATTAGGACGAGTAAACGACGACTTAAGTCTGATACAataacaccaaaaataaaaaatctatgcaAGGAGTCAAGCGTAACTTGTGTGTTGTGCCGaacaaagaaattttttttaacataaattttaataatttaattaatttgtgcTCTAAAGCCAACTTCATCAAAGAAATCCACTTCACCACATGGCTCTCAAACGTAGTAATGGTAAGGAAAAACTCAGGTAAGTgacgcatgtgcgtcgacttttcAGATTTGAACAAAGCATGTCCTAAAGATGCTTACCCCTACCATGCATCGATAAACTTGTAGACAACGCCTCGGGTTTTAACAGCTTgagctttatggatgcatactctgggtACAACCAGATTCTAATGCATCCAGAACGAGTCTTCACATCGTCTTGAACCCAATGATATGGGTCATCTTCCCTAACCTCAATagccttcaacttctcttttaatttctctcCCGCCATGAAAAAGTATACAGAAACGAACAGTCAAAGAAGAGTCAAGAAACGCTTACCTTTCGAAGACATAGCGAGGATAAGAAGATTATGAGCAACACAGCGTAATtcccaaaaacaaagaaaataactaTTATTGCAAGCCCACTAACAAAGTGGGTAAATTAATTCATACCCACTAACAAACGTGGGAAACCAAAACGACAATAATCAGTAATAAAGTTGGCACGACTTACGAAGAGACAACTAAAACccttttcaaattctttcaaaACAAACTTAGCCACGTATGAAAGACAAAAAAGCTCGGCTACCGACCTATACGGAACGCTAGCCCACCTGGGGGGCTATGATGTGTACCACGCCATAATCGGCATTGAAATTCATTAACGGGCTGACCTTAAAGGTCGGAAATAAGCAAAACAGAACAAACAAATTCTAAAAGCTATCTCCGAAACTGAATGCACTACTCAATCACGTCTCCACACTTCAAAAAGATATCCATAACGGCAGTGACCAAGAATATCGGAACTAACCAAAGTTCAAAGCTCACTAACAAACCCAATACGCCTATAAATCTGACCCCTCTAATTCAGAAAGGCTCAGGTTCCAAACTCACTTTTAGTTATTACTCTTTACTCATTTATTATTCACCTACTTACTTGAGCGTCAGAGTGCTTTGTGCAGGTACTCCCACCGCCGTGTTTCAGAGGACCAAGGCCAAACTCATACCCACACTTGGACGACGTATAGTTCGACCACATATCCAAGAGTTCACTTCAGAGTCGTCGACCTTGGTCAGTACTgacggaacatttggcgcccaccgtggggcccgaAAACTAACCCCACTCTATTACCACtcccctttttctttttactttcttgttctacGCAGGTTTCATCAAGATCGTGACATGGCAGACAACGGAATTCAAGTACCCAGTCAGGCCGAACTTATGGCCCAGATGGCCGAACTGCAAGCGGAAGTCAAGAGACTAGCTGAGCTATCTACCCAGAGCAGCAAACAAGAGGAAGGAAACTCCAAAGGTTCCACCTAAGGCGGTGCCGAACTCATAGGCGTCAAACCCCCTAAGGAGAAGCTGACCTTGGACAACCCGTTTTATGAGGAAATCACGAATTTCCAAATGCCTAAGCATTTCACACTGCCTTCCTCTCTTGAGCCGTATAAGGGGATTGGTGACCCCCGGGCTCACATTAAGAAATTTcaatctatgatgttttttaacggACCTAATAACGATCCTGTGCTTTGCAGAGCTTTCCCTACTTATCTAGACGGGGCTGCCCtactttggttttcaaaattgtCTGCAGGATCAATCGCCTCCTTCGAAGATCTGGCTAGGTCTTTCATCGACTACTTTGCAGCAGCTTGGATCTATGTACATGGATCAGACTACCTAAGCACTATCCGCCAGGGCCCACAGGAAAGCCTAAAAGATTACATGACCAGGTTCACAGATGCCACCATGGAAATACCTGACTTAAACCCTGCCGTCCACCTACATGCCCTCAAAGCTGGACTCAGACCCGGAAAATTCAGAGAAATAATCGCGGTTATAAAACCAAAAACACTGGACGAATTCCGAGAAAGGGCAGCAGGACAAATGGAGATCGAAGAACTCCGAGAGGCCGACAAAACCGAAAGGAGACCAAGAAAAGAGGACGACAGACCCTCCAGATCGGCAAACATTAGAGACCTCGGCAAACCCTTCAAGCTCACCCCAAAATTCGATAACTACACCAGATTCAATacgaagagagagaagataatcAAAGAAATACTTAACGCCAAGATTATAAAGCCACCAACTAGAGCGGGAAGCTACCAAGATCAGCGATTCATCGACAAAAGCAAACACTGTGCCTTCCACCAGAAATATGGTCATACAACCGACGAGTGCGTGATAGCCAAAGATCTCTTGGAAAGATTAGCACGACAGGGCCTCCTGGACAAGTACATTGAGGGACGAAAACACAGGGAAAGCAACAGAGAAGAACATCATCAAACCTCGGCCAGCAAAGAAACCAATAAATGGCTGAACAACAACCCACCTAAGGGGGTTATAAACTGCATAtctggaggattcgcaggaggcggCGCATCCAATTCAGCACGGAAGCGGAGCTACCGTGCGATGTTAGCAATCGAAGGAACAACTCCACCAAACAACAAAGATATTCAGGACTTAGAAATCACTTTCAACCAAGCTGATATATACTCGGCCGCCCCTCACACAGACGACCCAGTAGTAATTTCCATTCAAACAGGCAACCTTCTGGTAAGAAAAGTCCTTTTGGACCCAGGTAGTAGTGCAGATgttctttttcattctactttctTGAAAATGAATCTCTCTGAAAAACTAATAAAACCCTCGTCCGGAGAATTAGTAGGATTCTCTGGCGAGAGAGTACCAATCAAAGGTTACATATGGCTAAGGACGACGATGGGAAACAACCCATTATCAAAAACCTTAGACATACAATACCTAATAGTTGACTGCCCCAGTCCCTACAATATTATCCTCGGATGACCTGCTCTGAATATGTTCAGGGCAGTCGTATCTACTTATCATCTGTGTGTTAAGTTTCAGGCGCAAGATAACAAGATAGCGACAATACATTCTGATCGACAACAAGCTCGGCAATGCTACAACGCTAGCTTAAAAAGATCGGACATATGCCACAAACAAAGGGAGGTCCATTCAATAAATGGCTCAGAAATCTTGTCCTTGGCCGAACTAGATCCTCGAGGGGATACCCAGGAAAGACCTCAACCAGCAGATGAGCTACACAAAATCCAGCTAACTCAAGTTCCGGGACAGGTGACGTACATCGGCCAAGCACTAAGAGGACAACAGAGATCGGAATTGATAAAGTTACTACAAGACTACGCTGACCTGTTCGCCTGGACCCCGGCAGATTTGCCTGGCATTAGCCCAGATATCATCTGCCACAAACTAGCCACGAACAAAACAAGCCGACCTATAGCCCAGAAGAAGCGAAACCTCGGCACCGAGAAATCAAAGGCGGCCTTAGAAGAAACAGAAAAACTCCTCAAAGCCAACTTCATCAAAGAAATTCGCTTCACCACATGGCTCTCAAACGTAGTAATGGTAAGGAAAAACTCAGGTAAGCGGCGCATGTGTGTCGACTTTTCAGATTTGAACAAAGCATGTCCTAAAGATGCTTACCCCCTACCATGCATCGATAAACTTGTAGACAACGCCTCAGGTTTTAACAGcttgagcttcatggatgcatactctgggtACAACCAGATTCTAATGCATCCAGAAGACCAAAGCAAAACAGCGTTTATAACTGAACATGGCAATTTCTGTTATAGAGTTATGCCCTTTGgcctaaagaatgcaggtgcaacctACCAGCGTCTGATGGACAAAGTATTCCGACACCAGATAGGTCGGAACATCGAGATCTACGTGGACGATATGGTCGCC contains:
- the LOC112756184 gene encoding rust resistance kinase Lr10-like; protein product: MKVSALFLLLLLNLNLGNCQLDQHPPVPCPFHLYCEKNKDSFVLELTGSSSLVKLPVRQIDYTSQTLQIYDPKHCLPELFLTLNYSSFYPFRSYREFFDDMELSLDGETNLTFFNCSSTDSDSQEQDTLSCPIRVAGDEDAVDSGLVSCTKLVTNLMQLRPNLIQGNSINLVWDNTSFPSGHGCFVGCNRGKPKAWKEYQPIILPITGAALLVSILGALYYIHRYYINKGEDQQRVETFLKDYEALNPTRFSYADIKRITKQFKDKLGEGAHGAVYKGKLSNKILVAVKILTNTDGDGKEFINEVGTMAKIHHVNVVRLLGYCADGSHRALVYHFFPNGNLQTFIASSSDKENFLGWNKMHQIALGIARGIEYLHQGCDQRILHFDINPYNVLLDDNFTPKISDFGLAKLCSKNRSTVSMTAARGTLGYMAPEVFSRNFGNVSYKSDIYSYGMLLLEMVGGRKNTNENQETFQVLYPNWIHNLLEGDDTYIPIDDDGDFRIAKKLAIVGLWCIQWHPVHRPSMKSVVHMLEGEEDKLKVPPNPFESAAESSSSANIPARCLNLELEVIPETD